From Dendropsophus ebraccatus isolate aDenEbr1 chromosome 2, aDenEbr1.pat, whole genome shotgun sequence, a single genomic window includes:
- the OTUD1 gene encoding OTU domain-containing protein 1 gives MPAFSFLPPAQGSAHTHFRPMCSRERIVPIRLLQPSFGGSGLSSSMQLSAPHLQKSPECPAQPQPSPSPPDLHTWLSDMVQQQESIRPEEESGRYWSPRNSDAPGQLAAPAPRDSSQERLALHLAELEKQDKYLREKNRYRFHIIPDGNCLYRAVSKAVYGEQSLHPELRERTVHHVADHLDTFTLIIEGDIGEFLINAAQDGAWAGYPELLAMSQMLNVNIHLTTGGRPECPTVSTMVHHLGEEEPPRPSIWLSWLSNGHYDAVFQEPLPNPEYESWSKQNQAQRHRDQELAKSMALSLSKMYIEQNSCS, from the coding sequence ATGCCCGccttctccttcctccccccgGCGCAGGGCAGCGCTCACACCCACTTCAGACCCATGTGCAGCCGGGAGAGGATCGTGCCCAtccgcctgctgcagccaagcTTTGGGGGGTCGGGGTTGAGCAGCAGCATGCAGCTCTCTGCCCCCCATCTCCAGAAGAGCCCGGAGTGCCCGGCCCAGCCGCAGCCGTCGCCCTCCCCTCCCGACCTGCATACATGGCTGAGCGATATGGTGCAGCAGCAGGAGAGCATCAGGCCGGAGGAGGAGAGCGGACGCTACTGGAGCCCCAGAAACAGCGACGCCCCAGGGCAGCTGGCGGCTCCGGCCCCCCGGGACTCCTCGCAGGAACGCCTGGCCTTGCATCTGGCCGAGCTGGAGAAACAGGATAAATATCTCCGGGAGAAGAATCGTTATCGCTTCCATATCATCCCCGACGGCAACTGCTTGTACCGGGCGGTCAGTAAGGCGGTGTACGGTGAGCAGAGCCTGCACCCCGAGCTCCGGGAGCGGACCGTGCACCATGTGGCCGACCACCTGGACACCTTCACCCTCATCATCGAGGGGGACATCGGGGAGTTCCTCATCAACGCCGCCCAGGATGGAGCATGGGCCGGGTATCCAGAATTACTGGCCATGAGCCAGATGCTGAATGTCAACATCCACCTGACCACTGGGGGGCGCCCGGAGTGTCCCACCGTGTCCACCATGGTGCACCACCTAGGAGAAGAGGAGCCCCCCAGGCCCAGCATCTGGCTTAGCTGGCTCAGCAATGGCCACTATGATGCTGTCTTCCAGGAACCCCTGCCCAATCCGGAGTACGAGAGCTGGAGCAAGCAGAACCAGGCCCAGAGACACCGGGACCAAGAGCTGGCCAAGTCCATGGCACTGTCCTTGTCCAAGATGTATATAGAGCAGAACTCCTGTTCCTGA